In Mustelus asterias unplaced genomic scaffold, sMusAst1.hap1.1 HAP1_SCAFFOLD_201, whole genome shotgun sequence, the following proteins share a genomic window:
- the LOC144485633 gene encoding uncharacterized protein LOC144485633: protein MWGLWESIHLPIQTGNSSTHPHWGETLHLPRVLEGIYSIILPNITPASSHGERPYTCCVCGKGFVQMYNLQLHRRVHTGERPFTCSVCGKRFINSSNLVTHQRVHTEERPFSCTDCGKSFRHSSSLKAHQRLHTGERPFTCSECGKGFTTSSHLVTHQRLHK, encoded by the coding sequence atgtggggactgtgggaaagcattcacttgcccatccaaactggaaactcatcgacgcacccacactggggagagacccttcacctgcCCCGTGTGTTGGAAGGAATTTACTCAATCATCCTGCCTAacattacaccagcgagttcacacggagAGAGACCGtacacttgctgtgtgtgtgggaagggattcgtccAGATGTATAACCTACAGTTACACaggagagttcacactggagagaggccattcacctgctccgtgtgtgggaagcgattcattaattcatccaacctcgtgacacaccagagagttcacactgaggagaggccgttcagctgcactgactgtggaaagagcttcagacattcatccagcctcaaagcacatcagcgacttcacactggggagagaccattcacctgctcagagtgtgggaagggattcactacctcctcccacctggtaacacaccagcgacttcacaagtga
- the LOC144485634 gene encoding uncharacterized protein LOC144485634, with translation MEKLCKCGNCGKGFRFPSALETHWRSHTGERPFTCSVCGKGFTQLSHLQTHQGVHTGESPFTCSVCGKGFSQLSNLLKHNLTHIQERPFKCSDCGSSFKSSGELVSHQRIHSEERPFSCSHSTNRFRRSSSLRVHQRVHTGERPFTCSDCGKEFTRLTIC, from the coding sequence atggagaaattgtgtaaatgtgggaactgtgggaaaggattcaggttcccatctgcactggaaactcattggcgcagtcacactggagagagaccattcacctgctctgtgtgtgggaagggattcactcagttatcccatttacaaacacaccagggagttcacactggggagagtccattcacctgctctgtgtgtgggaagggattcagtcagttatccaacctgctgaaacacaatctcactcacatccaggagagaccctttaaatgctctgactgtgggagtagcttcaaaagctctggggaactggtgtcccaccagcgcattcacagtgaggagagaccgttcagctgctctcacagcacaaacaggtttAGAAGGTCATCCAgtctgcgggtacaccagcgagttcacactggggagaggccattcacctgctctgactgtgggaaagagTTCACTCGGTTAACAATCTGTTGA